The proteins below are encoded in one region of Arenibacter algicola:
- a CDS encoding 1-acyl-sn-glycerol-3-phosphate acyltransferase → MQTLAKFIYFKILGWKLVGSFPQLDKCVVIVVPHTSWVDFFLGLLIRRVLNEDIHFIGKKALFKPPFGWYFRLMGGAPIDRSKNMDTVSATAKIFNQHKKFRLALSPEGTRKKVSEWKTGFYYIAKAAKVPIVMVAFDFGKKQIKISKPQYPTDDKEEDFATYKAFFKGVVGKVPENSF, encoded by the coding sequence ATGCAGACCCTTGCCAAGTTTATATATTTTAAAATTTTAGGCTGGAAATTGGTGGGATCCTTTCCGCAGCTGGACAAATGTGTTGTTATTGTGGTGCCACATACCAGTTGGGTCGATTTCTTTTTGGGACTTTTGATTAGGCGGGTTTTGAACGAGGATATCCATTTTATAGGCAAGAAGGCACTTTTTAAACCACCATTTGGTTGGTATTTTCGCTTGATGGGCGGTGCTCCTATCGATAGAAGTAAAAATATGGATACGGTGAGTGCTACGGCCAAAATATTCAATCAACATAAAAAATTCAGATTGGCGCTTTCCCCGGAAGGAACAAGAAAAAAGGTTTCGGAATGGAAAACAGGTTTCTACTATATTGCCAAGGCGGCCAAGGTTCCCATTGTGATGGTGGCGTTCGACTTTGGAAAAAAGCAGATTAAAATTTCCAAGCCTCAATATCCTACGGATGACAAAGAGGAAGATTTTGCAACTTATAAGGCATTCTTTAAAGGAGTAGTGGGCAAGGTGCCGGAAAATAGTTTTTGA
- a CDS encoding YebC/PmpR family DNA-binding transcriptional regulator gives MGRAFEFRKARKMKRWSAMSKAFTRIGKDIVMAVKEGGPDPSSNARLRAVIQNAKAVNMPKDNVERAIKRASDKSLGDFKEVLFEGYAPHGIAILVETATDNNTRTVANVRSYFNKCNGSLGTSGSVEFMFDHTCNFRIPAEGIDPEELELEMIDFGAEEVFADEDGILIYAPFESFGAIQKELENRGIEILSSGFERIPQVTKALSEEEAADVEKLLEKIEEDDDVQNVYHTMQE, from the coding sequence ATGGGAAGAGCTTTTGAGTTTAGAAAAGCACGTAAAATGAAAAGGTGGTCCGCTATGTCAAAGGCCTTTACCAGAATAGGCAAAGACATTGTTATGGCAGTAAAAGAGGGAGGGCCAGACCCTAGCTCCAATGCGCGATTAAGGGCCGTTATCCAAAACGCCAAGGCGGTAAACATGCCCAAAGACAATGTGGAAAGAGCCATTAAACGGGCATCTGACAAAAGCTTGGGCGACTTCAAGGAAGTTCTTTTTGAGGGATACGCACCTCATGGCATTGCCATTTTAGTAGAAACAGCCACGGACAACAACACTAGGACCGTAGCCAATGTTAGAAGTTATTTCAACAAATGCAACGGTAGCTTGGGAACCTCGGGTTCTGTTGAGTTTATGTTCGACCATACCTGTAACTTTAGGATTCCTGCAGAGGGCATAGACCCAGAGGAATTGGAATTGGAAATGATCGATTTTGGGGCGGAAGAAGTTTTTGCGGATGAGGACGGTATATTGATCTATGCTCCCTTTGAGAGTTTCGGGGCCATTCAGAAAGAATTGGAGAACAGGGGCATCGAAATCCTATCTTCAGGTTTCGAGCGTATTCCTCAGGTCACTAAAGCCCTTAGCGAGGAAGAAGCGGCCGATGTAGAAAAACTCTTGGAGAAAATAGAAGAGGATGATGATGTGCAGAACGTATATCACACCATGCAGGAATAA
- a CDS encoding 4a-hydroxytetrahydrobiopterin dehydratase encodes MKKLSESEIEKRLEELDGWDYVDGAIETSFEFKNFKDAFSVMTRIAFECESQNHHPDWSNVYNSLNIRLSTHDAEGVTERDFKLAQSIEEIIVSQ; translated from the coding sequence ATGAAAAAATTATCTGAATCAGAAATAGAAAAGCGATTGGAGGAATTGGACGGTTGGGATTATGTGGATGGTGCCATTGAAACCTCTTTTGAATTTAAGAATTTCAAGGATGCGTTCTCTGTAATGACCAGAATCGCCTTTGAATGTGAATCCCAAAATCATCACCCGGATTGGAGCAATGTCTACAATTCCCTTAATATAAGGCTTTCCACCCATGATGCGGAGGGAGTTACTGAAAGGGATTTTAAGTTGGCGCAGAGTATTGAGGAAATTATTGTAAGTCAGTAG
- a CDS encoding sugar nucleotide-binding protein: MNKILILGASGFIGNAIYKELHSYFDTYGTYYSARRSFENNQQFFRYDLEEDDVHDILNKVKPDLIISAIRGNFQAQVMAHQHMVEYIQNRDCKLYFISSANVFDAYSKYPSYENDKTLSESIYGRLKIKIENMLLRIPVSKMAILRVPMVFGINSPRIKEIKNALTNKEPIEVFPNLIINVTNDDKLTQQIHYLINHNKSGTFHLGSVDLIHHEDFIKEIVSRLGNYQPIYKRVFTTNEDRYLAVLPKTNQLPKNLLFNYQEIIDHHIFSE; this comes from the coding sequence ATGAACAAAATACTCATTTTAGGAGCAAGCGGTTTTATAGGTAATGCCATTTACAAGGAATTACATTCCTATTTTGACACCTATGGTACTTATTACTCCGCAAGAAGGAGCTTTGAGAACAATCAACAGTTCTTCCGTTATGATCTGGAGGAGGATGACGTACATGATATTTTGAACAAAGTAAAACCCGATTTAATAATTTCTGCCATAAGGGGAAATTTCCAAGCACAGGTAATGGCCCACCAACATATGGTGGAATACATCCAAAACAGGGATTGCAAATTGTATTTTATATCCTCTGCCAACGTCTTTGATGCCTATAGCAAATACCCTTCCTATGAAAATGACAAGACTTTGTCCGAAAGCATCTATGGCCGACTGAAAATTAAAATAGAAAATATGCTGCTGAGGATACCTGTTTCCAAAATGGCTATTCTTAGAGTGCCCATGGTTTTTGGCATAAATTCACCGAGAATTAAAGAAATAAAAAATGCCCTGACCAATAAAGAACCTATTGAAGTATTCCCCAATTTGATCATCAACGTCACCAACGATGATAAACTAACACAGCAAATACATTACCTTATAAACCACAATAAGTCAGGAACTTTTCATTTGGGAAGTGTAGACCTAATACACCATGAAGATTTTATAAAGGAAATCGTAAGCCGTTTGGGCAACTACCAGCCTATTTACAAACGTGTATTTACCACCAATGAGGACCGTTATTTGGCGGTGCTACCAAAAACGAACCAGCTTCCAAAGAATTTATTATTTAACTATCAGGAGATAATAGACCATCATATCTTTAGTGAATAA
- the gcvT gene encoding glycine cleavage system aminomethyltransferase GcvT yields MKNTALTKTHEALGAKMVPFAGYNMPVSYEGVNIEHETVRKGVGVFDVSHMGEFLVGGPNALDLIQKVTSNDASKLTIGKAQYSCLPNETGGIVDDLIVYKIKEEQYLLVVNASNIDKDWEHLSKYNKDFGADLRNISDVYSLLAIQGPKAVEAMQTLTSIDLNAIKFYSFEVADFGGIEHVIISATGYTGSGGFEIYCKNEEVQQIWDKVFEAGAKYNIKPIGLAARDTLRLEMGYCLYGNDINDSTSPLEAGLGWITKFSKDFVNSEALAKQKEEGVTKKLVAFELDEKGIPRHDYDIVDATGNKIGIVTSGTMSPSMGKGIGLGYVPTAASQIGGKIYIQIRKNAVPATIVKLPFYKV; encoded by the coding sequence ATGAAAAACACCGCATTGACAAAAACCCATGAGGCATTGGGTGCCAAAATGGTACCTTTTGCAGGATATAATATGCCTGTTTCCTATGAAGGAGTTAATATAGAACATGAAACGGTCCGCAAAGGCGTGGGCGTCTTTGATGTATCCCATATGGGCGAGTTCTTGGTAGGAGGTCCCAATGCATTGGACCTCATACAAAAAGTAACTTCCAATGATGCTTCCAAATTAACCATTGGCAAGGCACAATACAGTTGTTTACCTAACGAAACAGGTGGTATTGTGGACGACCTAATAGTCTATAAAATTAAAGAAGAACAATATCTTTTGGTTGTAAACGCCTCAAATATTGATAAAGACTGGGAACACCTTAGTAAATACAATAAGGATTTTGGTGCAGATCTGCGCAATATATCCGACGTGTATTCCCTTCTTGCCATTCAGGGCCCCAAAGCCGTGGAAGCCATGCAGACGTTGACCTCAATAGACTTAAACGCTATAAAGTTCTATTCCTTTGAAGTAGCGGATTTTGGGGGTATAGAACATGTAATAATCTCAGCCACAGGTTATACAGGTTCTGGAGGTTTTGAAATATATTGCAAGAATGAAGAAGTACAACAGATTTGGGACAAGGTTTTTGAAGCCGGTGCCAAATACAACATAAAACCTATTGGACTTGCTGCCAGGGATACTTTGCGTTTGGAAATGGGCTACTGTTTGTACGGTAATGACATCAATGATTCTACTTCGCCACTGGAAGCAGGCTTAGGATGGATTACCAAGTTCAGCAAGGATTTTGTAAATAGCGAAGCCTTAGCCAAACAAAAAGAAGAAGGTGTTACCAAAAAACTGGTAGCCTTTGAGCTGGATGAGAAGGGGATTCCAAGGCACGATTACGATATTGTTGATGCAACAGGAAATAAAATAGGGATTGTAACCTCGGGCACCATGTCGCCTTCCATGGGGAAAGGTATTGGTCTGGGATATGTGCCCACGGCAGCATCCCAAATTGGCGGTAAAATCTATATTCAAATTAGGAAAAATGCAGTTCCTGCTACCATTGTTAAACTCCCTTTTTATAAGGTCTAA
- a CDS encoding aminopeptidase P family protein encodes MRNLIVISLFLFLTSWLQAQEVPNDFLSADFHKGRRQEVRKAMPPNSVAVFFAAAVRNRANDVDYIYHQDPDFYYLTGYKEPNALLLIFSEMQKDKAGNNYDEVLYAQKRDEKAEQWNGKRLGVEGVKGQLGFERAFNAEEFLNTDINFPKFENVLFFDFNNDFRDTNDPADLFDLIRSFKEKSNYPSDYDATKQQLYGMIKSTELENSANVAQTLGRYLNYYQELKSDKLLVDFVEATDDRSRTEIKEKVALQLKSNNLNSAMLEEIMNTLREIKTEEELVLLKKAVEISAVGQIEVMKAMHPNMSEMEIQGVHEFVYKKYGAEYEGYPSIVGGGNNGCILHYIENNKPKVGNDLVLMDLGAEYHGYTADVTRTIPANGKFSKEQKQIYDIVYNAQEAGIKASVLGASFQAPGQAASEVVAKGLMKLGIIGSPEEARKYFPHGTSHYLGLDVHDKGTYQPFKENTVITVEPGIYIPEGSDCDKKWWGIAVRIEDDILITKNGPVNLSGMAPRTTEAIEAVMKQTSPLDHFKLPALD; translated from the coding sequence ATGAGGAATTTAATTGTGATTTCTTTATTTCTTTTTTTAACGTCTTGGCTTCAGGCCCAGGAAGTGCCCAACGATTTTTTAAGCGCTGATTTTCATAAGGGAAGGCGTCAGGAAGTGCGTAAGGCAATGCCTCCAAATAGTGTTGCGGTATTTTTTGCTGCAGCTGTAAGGAATAGGGCAAACGACGTGGATTATATATACCATCAAGATCCGGATTTTTATTATTTAACCGGGTATAAAGAGCCCAATGCCCTTTTGCTCATATTTTCTGAAATGCAAAAGGATAAAGCCGGGAACAATTATGATGAGGTGCTCTATGCCCAGAAAAGGGATGAAAAGGCCGAACAATGGAATGGAAAACGTTTGGGAGTAGAGGGTGTTAAAGGGCAATTGGGGTTTGAACGTGCCTTTAATGCGGAAGAATTTTTAAACACTGATATTAATTTTCCCAAGTTTGAAAATGTACTGTTTTTCGATTTCAATAATGATTTTAGGGATACCAATGACCCCGCTGATTTATTTGATTTGATAAGGTCATTTAAGGAGAAGTCCAATTATCCGTCAGATTACGACGCCACTAAGCAACAGCTTTATGGCATGATCAAGTCAACGGAATTGGAAAATAGTGCCAATGTGGCCCAAACCTTGGGGAGGTATTTAAATTATTACCAGGAATTAAAATCGGATAAATTATTGGTTGATTTCGTAGAGGCTACAGATGATAGGTCCCGGACTGAAATCAAGGAAAAAGTGGCCCTGCAATTGAAATCCAATAACCTCAACAGTGCTATGCTGGAGGAAATAATGAACACCTTAAGGGAAATTAAGACCGAGGAAGAGCTGGTACTTCTTAAGAAGGCCGTGGAGATTTCCGCGGTTGGTCAAATAGAGGTTATGAAGGCCATGCACCCCAATATGTCCGAAATGGAAATTCAAGGGGTGCATGAGTTTGTCTATAAGAAGTACGGTGCCGAATATGAGGGCTATCCTTCAATAGTGGGTGGAGGCAATAACGGTTGTATTCTACATTATATAGAGAATAATAAACCTAAGGTGGGGAATGATCTGGTTTTGATGGATTTAGGAGCCGAATATCATGGTTATACAGCCGATGTAACCCGTACCATTCCGGCGAATGGCAAATTTTCAAAGGAACAAAAACAGATTTACGATATTGTTTACAATGCCCAGGAGGCGGGAATAAAGGCCAGTGTTTTGGGAGCTTCTTTTCAGGCTCCTGGGCAGGCTGCCAGTGAAGTTGTTGCCAAGGGGTTGATGAAGCTGGGAATAATTGGAAGTCCTGAGGAGGCCAGAAAATATTTTCCGCACGGCACCTCCCATTATTTAGGTCTAGATGTTCATGATAAGGGTACCTATCAGCCCTTTAAGGAAAATACGGTGATTACGGTGGAACCTGGAATTTATATACCGGAGGGGAGCGATTGCGATAAGAAGTGGTGGGGAATAGCAGTTAGGATCGAAGACGATATTCTTATCACTAAAAATGGCCCTGTTAATTTATCGGGGATGGCTCCTAGGACCACGGAAGCCATAGAGGCAGTGATGAAACAAACCAGTCCGTTGGACCACTTTAAATTACCAGCACTGGATTAA
- a CDS encoding beta-1,6-galactofuranosyltransferase, whose protein sequence is MANLYYISRNYKATNSAASKPKTDCERILDTIGFQNLGFKQTTFASSAIGAVVSFFGITKGVIRLPKNSTLAIQYPLSKYYKYITTIAGIKKCKIVLIIHDVKYLMGKNKDIAREMKKFSCADVIIVHNDNMKKWFEQQRATAKLIPLYMFDYLEDNSNYTAPELSKNGLFDVVFAGGLGMAKSAFIYKLDALKNNSFHLKLYGSGFIKGDVDQANSIISFEGMFSPDEVAKHIRGSFGLVWNGNSIDECAGHFGQYLLYNNPHKTSLYLLCGLPIIIWNKAAIAAVIKERQLGICISSLEELDGKLKNLSNEDYQNMVKNVAEVREQIISGGFLKEAMGKALLALS, encoded by the coding sequence ATGGCCAATTTATATTATATCTCCCGAAATTACAAAGCAACCAACAGTGCAGCCTCCAAGCCGAAAACAGATTGTGAGCGGATCTTGGACACCATAGGTTTCCAAAATTTAGGCTTTAAACAAACCACTTTTGCCAGTTCTGCCATTGGTGCTGTAGTAAGTTTTTTTGGTATAACCAAGGGCGTTATTCGTTTGCCAAAAAATTCCACCTTGGCCATACAATACCCACTTAGCAAATATTACAAATACATCACTACCATAGCCGGAATAAAAAAATGTAAAATCGTGTTGATCATTCATGATGTTAAATACCTCATGGGAAAAAACAAGGATATTGCCCGGGAAATGAAAAAATTCTCATGTGCCGATGTAATCATTGTACATAACGACAACATGAAAAAATGGTTCGAGCAACAAAGGGCCACCGCAAAATTGATACCCTTGTACATGTTCGATTATTTGGAAGACAATAGCAACTATACAGCTCCTGAACTTTCTAAAAATGGCTTATTCGATGTAGTTTTCGCCGGTGGCTTGGGAATGGCCAAAAGTGCCTTTATCTATAAATTGGATGCCTTAAAAAATAACAGCTTTCATTTGAAGCTATACGGTAGCGGTTTTATTAAAGGTGATGTGGACCAGGCCAATTCCATCATAAGTTTTGAAGGCATGTTTTCTCCGGATGAAGTTGCAAAACACATAAGAGGTTCCTTTGGCCTGGTATGGAACGGGAATTCCATAGACGAATGTGCCGGGCATTTTGGGCAGTATCTTTTATATAACAACCCCCACAAGACATCTCTTTATTTACTCTGTGGCCTTCCTATAATTATATGGAATAAGGCGGCCATTGCCGCCGTCATTAAAGAACGCCAATTAGGTATTTGTATATCCTCCTTGGAGGAATTGGATGGGAAATTAAAAAACCTGTCCAATGAAGACTACCAAAATATGGTAAAAAATGTAGCTGAAGTTAGGGAACAAATAATTTCAGGTGGATTTTTAAAAGAGGCTATGGGCAAGGCACTTCTAGCACTTTCATAG
- the glf gene encoding UDP-galactopyranose mutase, with translation MKYDYLIVGAGLFGAVFAHEAKKKGKKCLVIDKRSHLGGNVFCEEVEGINVHKYGAHIFHTNDRAIWDYVNSFVEFNRYTNSPVANYKGELYNLPFNMNTFYQLWKVKTPEEAKAVIAEQVREVGVKNPKNLEEQALSLVGKDIYEKLIKGYTEKQWGRKATELPAFIIKRLPLRYTFDNNYFNDKYQGIPIGGYNKLIDGLLDGIETRLEVDFFKDKTELIETADQLVFTGKIDEYYDYRYGKLEYRSLDFKHEILDLENYQGNAVVNYTASDIPYTRILEHKHFEFGTQKKTVITKEYPTEWSGNKEPYYPINDLRNNEIYSKYKTLSEKDNIIFGGRLAEYKYYDMHQVIASALAKCKKIFN, from the coding sequence ATGAAATACGATTACCTGATTGTAGGAGCTGGACTATTTGGTGCCGTGTTTGCCCATGAGGCCAAAAAGAAGGGGAAAAAGTGTTTGGTAATTGATAAGCGTTCACATCTTGGGGGCAATGTTTTTTGCGAGGAGGTGGAAGGTATAAATGTTCATAAGTACGGGGCGCACATTTTTCATACCAATGACAGGGCAATTTGGGATTATGTAAATAGTTTTGTAGAGTTTAATAGGTATACCAATTCGCCCGTAGCCAATTATAAAGGCGAGCTTTACAATTTGCCCTTCAATATGAACACTTTCTATCAGTTGTGGAAGGTAAAGACGCCAGAGGAAGCCAAGGCGGTAATTGCAGAACAAGTAAGGGAAGTAGGGGTTAAAAATCCAAAGAATTTGGAAGAACAGGCTCTTTCGCTGGTCGGTAAGGATATCTATGAAAAATTGATCAAAGGCTATACGGAGAAACAGTGGGGAAGGAAGGCCACCGAACTGCCGGCTTTTATCATAAAAAGGTTGCCGTTGCGATATACGTTCGACAATAATTATTTCAATGATAAATACCAAGGAATTCCCATTGGGGGTTACAATAAGTTGATCGATGGTTTGTTGGATGGAATAGAAACACGTTTAGAGGTCGATTTTTTTAAAGATAAAACCGAATTGATAGAAACGGCTGATCAGCTAGTGTTCACTGGTAAGATCGATGAGTATTATGACTACCGGTATGGTAAACTGGAATATAGGAGTCTGGACTTTAAGCATGAAATCCTGGATTTGGAAAATTACCAGGGCAATGCCGTTGTAAATTATACAGCTTCAGACATTCCATATACCCGTATCCTAGAGCATAAGCATTTTGAATTTGGTACACAGAAAAAGACAGTTATAACCAAAGAATACCCTACGGAATGGTCCGGTAATAAAGAGCCTTATTATCCCATAAATGATTTAAGGAACAATGAAATTTACTCCAAGTATAAGACCTTGTCCGAAAAGGACAATATTATTTTTGGAGGAAGGCTGGCCGAGTATAAGTACTATGATATGCACCAAGTAATAGCCTCGGCATTGGCCAAGTGCAAAAAAATCTTTAACTGA
- the thrC gene encoding threonine synthase, with the protein MNFYSLNHQAPNVSFKDAVIKGIAPDRGLYFPEIIKALPKDFFNKIEDYSDHEIAFLAIQQFVGKDIPEDALKEIIADVLDFEFPLVEIEDDVAALELFHGPTLAFKDVGARFMARCLGYFSSENTKDVTVLVATSGDTGGAVANGFLGVDGVKVVILYPSGKVSDIQEKQLTTLGKNITALEVEGTFDDCQNMVKTAFLDEELIQNMQLTSANSINVARWLPQMFYFLFAYKEMKSKGKDIIFSVPSGNFGNICAGIMAQRLGMPCKHFIASTNVNDVVPRYMDTGEYDPKASIATISNAMDVGDPSNFIRIRHLYKDNFDELSKNISSYSFTDNETKEAMLKLYNDFTYVADPHGAVGYLGLKKYQETHPDTYGIFLETAHPVKFLDVVEDTIRENIDLPESIVKVMGKKKKSIKISQYSELKGYLLGK; encoded by the coding sequence ATGAACTTTTATAGCCTAAACCACCAAGCACCCAACGTATCTTTTAAAGATGCAGTTATAAAAGGAATTGCCCCTGATCGCGGGTTATATTTTCCGGAAATAATCAAGGCCCTGCCAAAGGATTTTTTCAACAAGATAGAAGATTACTCCGATCACGAAATTGCCTTCTTGGCCATACAACAATTTGTGGGCAAGGATATTCCAGAAGACGCTCTCAAAGAAATAATTGCCGATGTTTTGGATTTTGAATTCCCACTTGTGGAAATTGAGGACGACGTGGCCGCATTGGAACTTTTTCACGGCCCTACCCTGGCCTTTAAGGATGTCGGGGCAAGATTTATGGCCAGATGTCTTGGCTATTTTTCATCTGAAAACACCAAGGATGTCACCGTATTGGTTGCTACTTCCGGAGATACCGGAGGCGCAGTAGCCAATGGCTTTCTCGGGGTGGATGGAGTTAAGGTTGTTATTCTATATCCTAGCGGAAAGGTGAGCGATATTCAGGAGAAACAGTTGACCACTTTGGGCAAGAACATTACTGCCCTGGAAGTTGAAGGTACATTTGACGACTGCCAAAACATGGTAAAAACAGCTTTCCTGGACGAAGAGTTGATCCAAAACATGCAATTGACCTCTGCGAATAGTATCAATGTGGCCAGATGGCTCCCACAAATGTTTTATTTCCTGTTCGCATATAAAGAGATGAAGTCCAAGGGCAAGGATATTATATTTTCTGTCCCTAGTGGCAATTTCGGAAATATCTGTGCTGGTATTATGGCTCAAAGACTGGGAATGCCCTGCAAACATTTTATTGCCTCAACGAACGTCAATGACGTTGTTCCTCGTTATATGGATACAGGAGAATATGACCCAAAAGCTTCCATCGCCACTATTTCCAACGCTATGGATGTTGGTGATCCCAGTAATTTTATCAGGATAAGACATTTGTACAAAGACAATTTTGATGAGCTTTCCAAGAATATATCCTCTTATTCCTTTACAGATAATGAGACAAAAGAAGCCATGTTAAAATTATACAACGACTTTACCTATGTGGCCGATCCCCACGGTGCCGTTGGTTATTTGGGCTTAAAGAAGTACCAGGAAACCCATCCGGATACCTATGGCATTTTCTTAGAAACTGCTCACCCTGTCAAGTTTTTAGATGTAGTGGAGGACACTATTCGTGAAAACATCGATTTACCGGAAAGTATTGTAAAAGTAATGGGGAAAAAGAAAAAGTCGATCAAAATCTCCCAATATAGTGAGCTGAAGGGCTACCTATTGGGTAAATAA
- a CDS encoding homoserine kinase, which yields MKTNEIRIFCPATIANVSCGFDVLGLALDSVGDEMVVRKINEKGIKITKLTGQDLPTETLQNVAGVAGLALLAESDHVGGFEIEIYKKIKAGSGIGSSAASSTGAVWAMNQLLGSPFSSLELVKFAMEGERLASGVAHADNVAPALYGGFTLVRSYQPLDIVKIPTPPELYATVIHPQIEVRTSDSRRILKTSISLEDGIKQWGNVGGLIAGLFTNDYDLIGRSLVDHIIEPIRSILIPGFDKVKEDAIGAGALGCGISGSGPSIFALSKGKENALKVGEAMRNVYEKIGVDYDVHVSKINTQGIKILEG from the coding sequence ATGAAAACTAACGAAATTAGAATTTTCTGTCCAGCTACCATAGCCAATGTTTCCTGTGGCTTTGATGTACTTGGTCTTGCTTTGGATTCTGTAGGCGATGAGATGGTGGTAAGGAAAATCAACGAAAAAGGAATAAAGATCACCAAACTTACTGGACAGGACCTGCCCACCGAGACCCTACAAAATGTTGCCGGGGTTGCCGGTTTGGCCTTGTTGGCGGAAAGTGACCATGTAGGTGGATTTGAGATCGAGATTTACAAGAAAATAAAAGCGGGCAGTGGTATAGGAAGTAGTGCCGCCAGTTCTACAGGAGCAGTATGGGCCATGAACCAATTATTGGGCAGTCCCTTTAGCAGTCTAGAGTTGGTGAAATTTGCTATGGAAGGAGAACGATTGGCCAGCGGGGTTGCCCATGCGGACAATGTTGCTCCTGCCCTGTACGGAGGCTTTACTTTGGTACGCAGTTACCAACCTTTGGACATTGTAAAGATTCCGACCCCTCCAGAGTTATACGCAACGGTAATACACCCACAAATAGAAGTAAGGACTTCTGACTCCAGACGAATCCTCAAAACCTCCATTTCCCTAGAAGACGGCATTAAGCAATGGGGAAATGTAGGTGGGCTTATTGCCGGGCTATTTACCAATGATTACGACCTAATAGGCAGATCACTGGTAGACCATATCATAGAACCCATTAGATCCATTCTTATACCCGGATTCGACAAGGTAAAGGAAGATGCTATTGGAGCAGGTGCCCTAGGCTGTGGAATTTCAGGTTCAGGCCCATCTATCTTTGCCCTAAGTAAGGGCAAGGAAAATGCACTTAAAGTGGGCGAAGCTATGAGAAATGTATACGAAAAAATAGGTGTCGACTATGACGTACATGTTTCGAAAATAAATACCCAAGGGATTAAAATATTGGAAGGCTAA